DNA sequence from the Brooklawnia cerclae genome:
CCGACCGTACACCCGCTCATCGTAGGGAGCGAGGATGCTGTGAGTGACGAGCGAGTCGATCAGCTTCTTGGCGCCAGCGTTGCCGATACCCAAGGCTCTGGCCGCCTGAGCGACAGTGAACGTGGGTTGGCCGACAGCGAAGTCGACGAGCAACCGCGCGTTTCCGGTACGGATCGGGGTCGACTGGAGACGCTCCTTCAGTTCAGCCTGGACCGCAGCCAGAGCCAGCATCCGTCTCCGCGCAGCCTCGGCCGAGTCCGCCAGACCCTGCGCGAAGAACTCGACCCACGTGGACCAGTCGCCATCGGTCGAGACACCAAGCAGCGCGTCGCAGTACTCCGTCCGCCGCGCCTCGAACCAGGTTGATACCGAAAGCGTCGGCTCGGTGAGAACGCCGGACGCGTACAATTGCAGGACGATCAGCAGCCGTCCGAGCCGTCCGTTGCCGTCGTGGAACGGGTGGAGCGCCTCGAACTCGTAGTGGCCCATGGCTGCAGCCACGACAGGATCGATGAGATCGCAGTGATCAGCCTGCATCCACACAATCAGGTCACGCAGTCGCGCTTCGAGATCGGCTCCGGGAGGCGGCGGCACGTACCGCGCAGCCTTGATCGGTATCTCCCCCGGCGGCACACCCTCCCTGCGTCCGATCACTACCTGCACCGGTCGCACCTGCCCAGAGTGCTCGCGCTCCGACGACGTTCCGCGCATGAGCATGCCTTGCAGATTGGCCAGGCTGGACGAACCCCAACCCCGGCCCTCCTCCGCCCAGCCAAACGCGGTCTCGGCCACGATCACGTAGTTGAGCACTTCACGAAGCGAAGGGTCCTGCACGTCATCGGAGTCGGCGGCGAGTACCCGCGCCAGCGGTTCGTAGGTGCCTTCGAGCGCGGCAGTCGATTGGGCCTCCAGCCGCAACGTCGAACTCCGGAAGAGCCTGGGATTGGGCAGCCTCTGGGCGGTGGAGTCGAGGGCTGCCAGAGCCGCACGTGCATCGCCAACGTGCCGGTAAGCCCGCCCGCTCAGCTCAGGGCTGTCATCTGATAGCGGGCTTGGGAGAAAGGCCCAGTGCTTCCACGCACCACCGCCGGGAAGTGAGCCGCTGATCGGAACGAGCTCGCCGAACGGCGCCTTCTGGAACAGTTTGACGTCCACAACGCAACACTACTGGCCATTGTGGAAACTTTCACCGGTGTGATTGATCCAGTTGAAGGCGATCGCTGAGATCACTAATGCCCGGGGTCTGAGCGGGGGCGCCTCGGGTGACTGTCAGAGCCTTCTGAGACTGTGCGGTTGAGACCCGAGAGCCGGGGATCGCAAAGCTGAAAGGAAGGTGGACGTGTCTACCTACATCACCGCAGTCCGGATGAGTCCCTCGACTGCGAACGACCACAAGCACATCTCCGAGGTGCGTTGGGAGCAACCTGGCAAGACCGACAGCTGCACGAGGCAGGCGATGATCGACTTCATCGACAAGGGCAATGCGGTCTACGTCCATGGGTCGCCCGACGCTCAGGTCGGAGTTGTTCGAGCGACACCGCCATACCTGCGCACGTACGCTGACGGGACTGGACGAGCAACCAGTTGGGCTTGCCGCGCTTTTAGGTAGACGGTCCGACGTCCCCGCTCCGCCTACCAGAGCCACTCCGCGAAAGATAGCGCACATTTAGCGCACAACGGAGACTGTCGCCTTGCACCGTCCGGCAAGATGCTGATTCCCGCCCTGGTCAGAGCGGGAATCATGCTGGCGGAGGATACGAGATTCGAACTCGTGAGGGCGTGAACCCAACCCGCTTTCCAAGCGAGCGCCATAGGCCTCTAGGCGAATCCTCCGCCGGGCATCTTATCCGGACGCAAGCGCGGACGCCAACCACTGGCGAGATCGGGAGTCGCCGACGGTAGTTCGCTCCTTTCGCGGCCCTTTTCGCGCGGGTGCTGTGTGTTGTCGCGGGCGATCTGAGGCCCGCGCGAAGCCACAGCGTCCGCGTGAGGTCAGGCGGGCCGCGTGAGGATGCGACTGGGGGCTGATGTGGACCGCGTGAGGGCAGGCGGTGGGGCAGGTAGGGCCGCCGGAGGTGCCGGAGAAAACCCGACTCGCCCGGAGAGCCGGAGCGGCAGGAAGACCTGTGGCCATCTCGCGTCATCGCCTCGAAGAAAGGGCGCAAACCGCGAAGTCGGCGACGGAAACGGGGCGTATCGCATAAACTGGGAGATCAACAAGTCAATACCATCGCGATGCGATGTCGCATCTCCTAGGAGGGGATCATGGCTACCGAGATCCAGTCCGCAGGCAAGGTCGTCGTCGGTACTGATTGCTCCAACAGGGCCGACAAGGCGATCGAATGGGCAGCGAAGACGGCCTCCTCACGCGGGTACCCGCTCCTGGTCGTCTCGGTGCTCCCAGAGGTGCCGCTGCCGAAGCGGACCCGCGCCGCTTCCGCTCTGCGTGAGGGCACCGATTACGTCAATCAGCTCCGAGAGCAGGTCGGCAAGAAGCTCGCCGATATCGCCGATCGGGTGCGCGGCTACCATCCGACGCTCGTGGTGGAGACCGCGCTCGTCCAGGGCAGCGCTCCGCTGGTGCTGGCGCAGGCATCGAAGGACGCCGTCATGGTCGTTGTGGGAGCCCGGGGCCAGACGGCTCCACCGGCCGTCCGGATCCTGGGCGGAACCGCCGATCAGGTGACCTCGCATGCGCACGGCCCGGTCGCGGTCATCACCGATCTGAGCGAGGAGGACCATGGCGGTCCCGTCGTCGTCGGTGTCGACGGCTCGGACGAGTCCAAGGTGGCCATCGGTATCGCGTTCCGGGAAGCGGCTTCGCGGCACGTGCCCGTGCGGGCGATCAACACCTGGGACTTCGGGCCTTACGACGCCTTCAACGCCGAGATCTGGGCGGCGAGCATCGACGAGATGGCCGAGGACCTCACCTCGATGGTGAACGACCTGGTCAAGGACGAGGCCGCGAAGCATCCCGAGGTGGCGGTGCAGGTCGATGTTGTCCGGGGTCGTCCGGAGTTCGTGCTGGTGGACGCG
Encoded proteins:
- a CDS encoding Fic/DOC family N-terminal domain-containing protein, which translates into the protein MDVKLFQKAPFGELVPISGSLPGGGAWKHWAFLPSPLSDDSPELSGRAYRHVGDARAALAALDSTAQRLPNPRLFRSSTLRLEAQSTAALEGTYEPLARVLAADSDDVQDPSLREVLNYVIVAETAFGWAEEGRGWGSSSLANLQGMLMRGTSSEREHSGQVRPVQVVIGRREGVPPGEIPIKAARYVPPPPGADLEARLRDLIVWMQADHCDLIDPVVAAAMGHYEFEALHPFHDGNGRLGRLLIVLQLYASGVLTEPTLSVSTWFEARRTEYCDALLGVSTDGDWSTWVEFFAQGLADSAEAARRRMLALAAVQAELKERLQSTPIRTGNARLLVDFAVGQPTFTVAQAARALGIGNAGAKKLIDSLVTHSILAPYDERVYGRRFHAPRVLDVLLEQ
- a CDS encoding DUF3892 domain-containing protein, which produces MSTYITAVRMSPSTANDHKHISEVRWEQPGKTDSCTRQAMIDFIDKGNAVYVHGSPDAQVGVVRATPPYLRTYADGTGRATSWACRAFR
- a CDS encoding universal stress protein yields the protein MATEIQSAGKVVVGTDCSNRADKAIEWAAKTASSRGYPLLVVSVLPEVPLPKRTRAASALREGTDYVNQLREQVGKKLADIADRVRGYHPTLVVETALVQGSAPLVLAQASKDAVMVVVGARGQTAPPAVRILGGTADQVTSHAHGPVAVITDLSEEDHGGPVVVGVDGSDESKVAIGIAFREAASRHVPVRAINTWDFGPYDAFNAEIWAASIDEMAEDLTSMVNDLVKDEAAKHPEVAVQVDVVRGRPEFVLVDASKKASLVVVGSRGRGGFAGLLLGSTSKHVLREARCPVIVART